A single window of Gossypium hirsutum isolate 1008001.06 chromosome A10, Gossypium_hirsutum_v2.1, whole genome shotgun sequence DNA harbors:
- the LOC107935916 gene encoding tobamovirus multiplication protein 1 isoform X1, which translates to MFEEKGWSCSFPEELVGLNLVFACFDVLIAILAFTQLARIRSRNKQLGWTRQKVFHILIGTTNTGYFIYFVLSLVAACRGWLCWSYSCGFVAMAFPRILLFATFLLLLSFWVDLCHQADDEEEEDDEQGFLEALIQNSLNRPRSSPADSRRSCYPFRLIHVGSRQKIVILVTFLVFLLMMTFAVLIWIGMEENPIDSSTVSRVYVDLFATAILLLGGALACYGLLLCRKMRNVRSERASSEIWKVAGLAIVSVLSFTSSALVALFTDIPVLYHWHELHIDGVYTSLLLILYYFIGSSVPSAFVLWVMRELPPMSIANTQQESTTVTFITDSSAQICRPQTWITSASSQNQMRDAILLLLPTSTRNFLALYYLYIRYTSWSGSDMI; encoded by the exons ATGTTTGAAGAAAAAGGGTGGTCTTGTAGTTTTCCAGAAGAATTAGTTGGATTAAACTTGGTTTTTGCTTGCTTTGATGTGCTTATTGCTATTCTTGCTTTTACTCAG CTAGCACGGATCCGCTCAAGGAATAAACAGTTAGGATGGACTCGCCAAAAA GTGTTTCATATACTGATTGGAACTACTAATACTG GTTACTTCATTTATTTTGTCTTGAGTCTTGTTGCTGCATGCCGAGGGTGGCTATGCTGGTCTTACTCTTGTGGTTTTGTAGCCATGG CCTTCCCCAGAATTCTATTATTTGCAACATTTCTTCTACTTTTGTCATTCTG GGTCGACCTCTGTCACCAGGCAGATGATGAAGAGGAAGAGGATGATGAACAGGGATTTCTAGAAGCTTTAATACAAAATTCTTTAAATAGACCAAGGTCTTCGCCTGCAGATAGTCGCAGATCATGTTATCCTTTCCGTTTAATTCATGTTGGAAGCCGTCAAAAGATAGTGATTCTG GTTACTTTTCTTGTATTTCTTCTTATGATGACATTTGCCGTGCTAATCTGGATTGGAATGGAAGAAAATCCTATTGATTCATCAACCGTGTCCCGG GTTTATGTAGATCTTTTTGCTACAGCAATACTATTGCTAGGTGGAGCATTAGCATGTTATG GGCTCCTATTATGTCGGAAAATGAGGAATGTTAGATCTGAAAGAGCTTCATCTGAGATCTGGAAG GTTGCAGGTTTGGCCATTGTATCTGTTCTAAGTTTTACATCAAGTGCTTTAGTGGCTCTTTTTACTGATATTCCG GTGCTGTATCACTGGCATGAACTGCACATAGATGGTGTTTATACTtctcttttacttattttatattattttatag GTTCATCGGTTCCCTCAGCTTTTGTATTATGGGTCATGAGAGAATTACCGCCCATGTCAATAGCTAACACACAACAAGAATCAACGACAGTAACTTTCATTACTGATAGTTCAGCTCAAATCTGCCGTCCTCAGACCTGGATTACCTCTGCAAGCTCACAGAATCAG ATGAGGGATGCGATCTTGCTATTGCTACCTACCAGTACCAGGAATTTCTTAGCATTATATTATCTTTATATCAGATATACCTCATGGAGTGGTTCTGATATGATATGA
- the LOC107935916 gene encoding tobamovirus multiplication protein 1 isoform X2 encodes MFEEKGWSCSFPEELVGLNLVFACFDVLIAILAFTQLARIRSRNKQLGWTRQKVFHILIGTTNTGYFIYFVLSLVAACRGWLCWSYSCGFVAMAFPRILLFATFLLLLSFWVDLCHQADDEEEEDDEQGFLEALIQNSLNRPRSSPADSRRSCYPFRLIHVGSRQKIVILVTFLVFLLMMTFAVLIWIGMEENPIDSSTVSRVYVDLFATAILLLGGALACYGLLLCRKMRNVRSERASSEIWKVAGLAIVSVLSFTSSALVALFTDIPVLYHWHELHIDGVYTSLLLILYYFIGSSVPSAFVLWVMRELPPMSIANTQQESTTVTFITDSSAQICRPQTWITSASSQNQVSRGSPI; translated from the exons ATGTTTGAAGAAAAAGGGTGGTCTTGTAGTTTTCCAGAAGAATTAGTTGGATTAAACTTGGTTTTTGCTTGCTTTGATGTGCTTATTGCTATTCTTGCTTTTACTCAG CTAGCACGGATCCGCTCAAGGAATAAACAGTTAGGATGGACTCGCCAAAAA GTGTTTCATATACTGATTGGAACTACTAATACTG GTTACTTCATTTATTTTGTCTTGAGTCTTGTTGCTGCATGCCGAGGGTGGCTATGCTGGTCTTACTCTTGTGGTTTTGTAGCCATGG CCTTCCCCAGAATTCTATTATTTGCAACATTTCTTCTACTTTTGTCATTCTG GGTCGACCTCTGTCACCAGGCAGATGATGAAGAGGAAGAGGATGATGAACAGGGATTTCTAGAAGCTTTAATACAAAATTCTTTAAATAGACCAAGGTCTTCGCCTGCAGATAGTCGCAGATCATGTTATCCTTTCCGTTTAATTCATGTTGGAAGCCGTCAAAAGATAGTGATTCTG GTTACTTTTCTTGTATTTCTTCTTATGATGACATTTGCCGTGCTAATCTGGATTGGAATGGAAGAAAATCCTATTGATTCATCAACCGTGTCCCGG GTTTATGTAGATCTTTTTGCTACAGCAATACTATTGCTAGGTGGAGCATTAGCATGTTATG GGCTCCTATTATGTCGGAAAATGAGGAATGTTAGATCTGAAAGAGCTTCATCTGAGATCTGGAAG GTTGCAGGTTTGGCCATTGTATCTGTTCTAAGTTTTACATCAAGTGCTTTAGTGGCTCTTTTTACTGATATTCCG GTGCTGTATCACTGGCATGAACTGCACATAGATGGTGTTTATACTtctcttttacttattttatattattttatag GTTCATCGGTTCCCTCAGCTTTTGTATTATGGGTCATGAGAGAATTACCGCCCATGTCAATAGCTAACACACAACAAGAATCAACGACAGTAACTTTCATTACTGATAGTTCAGCTCAAATCTGCCGTCCTCAGACCTGGATTACCTCTGCAAGCTCACAGAATCAG
- the LOC107935916 gene encoding tobamovirus multiplication protein 1 isoform X3, protein MFEEKGWSCSFPEELVGLNLVFACFDVLIAILAFTQLARIRSRNKQLGWTRQKVFHILIGTTNTGYFIYFVLSLVAACRGWLCWSYSCGFVAMAFPRILLFATFLLLLSFWVDLCHQADDEEEEDDEQGFLEALIQNSLNRPRSSPADSRRSCYPFRLIHVGSRQKIVILVTFLVFLLMMTFAVLIWIGMEENPIDSSTVSRVYVDLFATAILLLGGALACYGLLLCRKMRNVRSERASSEIWKVAGLAIVSVLSFTSSALVALFTDIPVLYHWHELHIDGVYTSLLLILYYFIGSSVPSAFVLWVMRELPPMSIANTQQESTTVTFITDSSAQICRPQTWITSASSQNQLSS, encoded by the exons ATGTTTGAAGAAAAAGGGTGGTCTTGTAGTTTTCCAGAAGAATTAGTTGGATTAAACTTGGTTTTTGCTTGCTTTGATGTGCTTATTGCTATTCTTGCTTTTACTCAG CTAGCACGGATCCGCTCAAGGAATAAACAGTTAGGATGGACTCGCCAAAAA GTGTTTCATATACTGATTGGAACTACTAATACTG GTTACTTCATTTATTTTGTCTTGAGTCTTGTTGCTGCATGCCGAGGGTGGCTATGCTGGTCTTACTCTTGTGGTTTTGTAGCCATGG CCTTCCCCAGAATTCTATTATTTGCAACATTTCTTCTACTTTTGTCATTCTG GGTCGACCTCTGTCACCAGGCAGATGATGAAGAGGAAGAGGATGATGAACAGGGATTTCTAGAAGCTTTAATACAAAATTCTTTAAATAGACCAAGGTCTTCGCCTGCAGATAGTCGCAGATCATGTTATCCTTTCCGTTTAATTCATGTTGGAAGCCGTCAAAAGATAGTGATTCTG GTTACTTTTCTTGTATTTCTTCTTATGATGACATTTGCCGTGCTAATCTGGATTGGAATGGAAGAAAATCCTATTGATTCATCAACCGTGTCCCGG GTTTATGTAGATCTTTTTGCTACAGCAATACTATTGCTAGGTGGAGCATTAGCATGTTATG GGCTCCTATTATGTCGGAAAATGAGGAATGTTAGATCTGAAAGAGCTTCATCTGAGATCTGGAAG GTTGCAGGTTTGGCCATTGTATCTGTTCTAAGTTTTACATCAAGTGCTTTAGTGGCTCTTTTTACTGATATTCCG GTGCTGTATCACTGGCATGAACTGCACATAGATGGTGTTTATACTtctcttttacttattttatattattttatag GTTCATCGGTTCCCTCAGCTTTTGTATTATGGGTCATGAGAGAATTACCGCCCATGTCAATAGCTAACACACAACAAGAATCAACGACAGTAACTTTCATTACTGATAGTTCAGCTCAAATCTGCCGTCCTCAGACCTGGATTACCTCTGCAAGCTCACAGAATCAG